A genomic stretch from bacterium includes:
- a CDS encoding SRPBCC family protein, producing the protein MIHKEDSILINQNIIAAFKVAKDIERLSSFIPEYKQVKIISKENNKMVLEAKIKIFGFVPITYISTGLITENKSIKYEQIKGPLKGLQTEWKFEEIGNATKLTIIHDIDIKIYRIEELIYNLCIKKLANEVLVSMKKELERGDLK; encoded by the coding sequence ATGATTCATAAAGAAGATTCAATCTTAATTAATCAGAATATAATTGCAGCCTTTAAAGTCGCTAAAGATATTGAAAGACTCTCAAGTTTTATCCCGGAATATAAGCAGGTGAAAATTATAAGTAAAGAAAACAATAAAATGGTGCTTGAGGCAAAAATTAAAATCTTTGGATTTGTGCCAATTACCTATATATCTACCGGGCTAATTACGGAAAATAAATCAATCAAGTATGAACAGATTAAAGGACCTTTAAAAGGTTTGCAGACAGAATGGAAATTTGAAGAAATAGGAAATGCAACTAAACTAACGATAATCCATGATATTGATATAAAAATATATAGAATAGAAGAGTTGATTTATAATTTATGTATTAAAAAACTTGCTAATGAAGTATTAGTGAGTATGAAAAAAGAATTAGAAAGAGGTGATTTAAAATGA